A stretch of Cicer arietinum cultivar CDC Frontier isolate Library 1 chromosome 5, Cicar.CDCFrontier_v2.0, whole genome shotgun sequence DNA encodes these proteins:
- the LOC101492092 gene encoding isoliquiritigenin 2'-O-methyltransferase-like, with the protein MGSITEEIQVLPKSSSLQTEDDESCLSAMFLCCGPIIYTSVLKAAIELNLFEIISKANPQGVSASYVASQLPKIITQHPQLPRRLDRMLCLLASHSLLVCSISTNEEGGIERLYELSLAGKYFVNDENNGSVASFSTFMNHQKLMDAFNNFKEVLLDCDHGLYMKVHGMPVYQGIQSDPAWNHMFNKAMRDICTLEMKKILEKYKGFEGISMLVDVGGGIGQSLNMIISKYPSIKGINFDLPQVIQNAPTYPGIEHIEGDMFKSVPKGDAIILKAVLHNWSYDNCLKILSMCYKALPQHGKVIVVDFIMPQEIQHTKADKMITSFDNLMFLDGGVERTKKEFEKLCKCSGFSSFNVVCLAFSALGVMEFYK; encoded by the exons atgggTTCTATCACCGAAGAAATTCAAGTTCTTCCAAAAAGTTCATCACTTCAAACAGAGGATGATGAATCATGTCTCTCTGCTATGTTTCTTTGTTGTGGTCCAATCATTTATACATCAGTATTAAAAGCTGCAATTGAACTCAATTTATTTGAGATCATATCTAAGGCAAATCCACAAGGTGTTTCAGCATCTTATGTTGCTTCACAATTACCAAAAATTATAACACAACATCCTCAATTGCCTCGAAGGCTTGATCGAATGTTGTGTCTTCTTGCAAGTCACTCTCTTCTTGTTTGTTCTATAAGTACAAATGAAGAAGGTGGAATTGAAAGACTTTATGAACTCTCTTTGGCTGGTAAATACTTTGTTAATGATGAGAATAATGGATCTGTGGCTTCATTTTCAACATTTATGAATCATCAAAAGCTCATGGATGCATT CAACAATTTTAAGGAGGTACTATTAGATTGTGATCATGGACTATACATGAAAGTTCATGGAATGCCTGTTTATCAAGGCATACAATCTGATCCAGCTTGGAATCATATGTTTAACAAAGCAATGAGAGATATTTGCACACTAGAAATGAAGAAgatattagaaaaatataaagggTTTGAAGGAATATCAATGTTGGTTGATGTTGGAGGAGGAATTGGACAAAGTTTGAATATGATAATCTCTAAGTATCCTTCTATAAAGggtattaattttgatttgccTCAAGTAATACAAAATGCTCCAACTTATCCAG GGATTGAGCATATTGAAGGAGACATGTTTAAAAGTGTCCCAAAAGGTGATGCAATAATATTGAAG GCTGTATTGCATAATTGGTCTTATGACAATTGTTTGAAAATCCTAAGTATGTGCTACAAAGCATTGCCACAACATGGGAAAGTGATTGTTGTGGACTTCATAATGCCTCAAGAAATTCAGCATACAAAAGCAGATAAGATGATTACTAGCTTTGACAATCTCATGTTTTTGGATGGTGGTGTTGAAAGAACAAAGAAAGAATTTGAAAAGTTATGCAAATGTTCTGGTTTTTCCAGTTTTAATGTTGTTTGTCTTGCCTTCTCTGCTTTAGGAGTGATggagttttataaataa